Genomic segment of Candidatus Poribacteria bacterium:
TACGGACATGAGTTTGGGGCTTTGGGTCTCTTATGTGCTACGCCTACCCAATGGTTGCTTTTTCCGGTGTGGGTGAAACTCATTGTTCCGCAGACGGTTCGCGATAAAGGCGATGCCGTTCTGACACGTATCGCTTCAAAACTCTCTCGGGGGCTTATCATCTTCGATAGTGCTTTCGCACGCCGAAAGGTCTTTGAAATGCTATTGGGTTTGGGACATCACCTCCTGTGTCGGGCGAAGTCGAATGCCGTGTTCTATCGACTTTGAGGAACCAACATCTAAACCTAATGTCTCTACGAACTTAGCAACAGTTGTTATAGCTTGCTGGTCATGTCCATGGGCGATAAAAACGTTCCGCCGATTTTTCGCATTCATGACTTTTCCTCCATTCTTATGCCGATACAATGCGGGGAAATCTCCACTCGTGTAAAGTCAGCCTGGCTATGGAGGTGGGATCCGTAATTGTTTACAGATGTCCTTCGCTAGGCGATTCGTAATCTCAGTGTGTCGAGGAATGGCAGTCTTGATCTCATCCTCTGAACGTCCCTATATCGAGTGGTTACCGCCTTCACGAATGAAATAACAGCCGTGCCTTTTGAGGTGTTGAATTAACGCTCGTCGTTTCATACTGCGATCGTAATTTCCTCAAAAGACTCACCCTCTGTCCGACGAATTGCCTCCTCTCGGTTAAGTTCCAAAATATCTTCAAGCCCGCTTTTAAGGCTAACCAACAACTCTTTCCGAGTCCGCTCTTGACAGTTAACCCCGTTGACTTCCTGTATCCAGCCGATCCACCAACCTTCGCTTTTTTGGATAACAGCGGTATAGTTTCGTGTCATCTCTTCCATCCTCCTTAAAAAAATGATATGAGAAGTATAGCATGAATTTACAGCCCAGTCAAGTCAAATATGAACAATGCAAATCGCTCTCTACGCATCTGCAATGCGATGGATGTTATAGGGGAGTTGGCAGAAAGTGATGCCCATGTCTGTCAACTCTTTCTGACTGATGAATTTCTGCGGGGCATAGACGTAAGCCTTTTTGCCGGTCTCTTTGCAGGCTTTGGCAATCTGATCGGCACGTTCTCCATCTAATGCAGACCTATTGCTTTCCAGAAATTGTAGTGTGGGTTCATAGATAAGATAGAATCGGAGGTCGTCGGTTTCGCCGAAGCAGTAATCTTCCTGTTCTGTGATTGTTGATGACGCGTCGGACGCGTTCAGCGGTGATGGTATCGGTGTAGTCTTCGCATTCCATGAGGATAAACTTTCGGTTACCGCTATCTTCTTTATTGAGTGCGAGGACAGCGTGGGCAGTGGTCCCGGTGCCAGCAAAAGAGTCAAGAATCAGTGAATCAGAAGTTGTTGACAGTAAAACGAGCCTTTTGATTAAATCAACTAAGCTTTGGACAATTTTTAGAGGATACACCTGTCGCCCCGCTGGGGCTTAGACCTTGCGGGGATACACGGTTTCTACACACAGGCCGCCCCGCTGGGGCTCACCTTTGATGCCTCCGCGTTTATTTTCTGTGAGTTGCGTTTCAGTGAGGCACTTTGAGAAAAATCACAGGTGTGTTGAAAAAATGGGCGTAAACCTGACAAATAGTGTCCAAACTTTAGTTAAATCAAGAGGTTTGCTAGTATCCAAAACTTTTTCGCCGAAGATTGCTTTTTGTTCATTAGTAGCATCAGTCGTTGTTGCCAAGTCATAATAGATAGTCCGTTCCTTGACCACCTTACCTTTATTTTTCATTTCGTCAAAATAGATAACTTCGTAGGGAGTCCAAAGTTCCTTCCTCTTTTCCCAATGGATATGATCTTGATCTAAAGCCATTGGGCGTGTTCGCCAATTTCCATTTCTCCCATCTGGAGCTTTTGGGAAAAAATCAGTTCCGTCTGGTGCCTGGATTGAATAAAACATTGTTGGTCTGTCTTCTCGATAGGCATTAGATCCCCATTTTTCCAATTTTAGAAATTTACACTTCCGGCCGTTTTTGACTTTAGGAAATTCAGACTCAGTTCTTAGTGAGGTTCTGAATTTGATAGTGTAGGCATCACTTTTCCGATAACATAAAATATACTCATGTTCACGTGCATAGTATTCAGTGTCCTGTCCACCGCCTGCTTTTTTTCGCCAGATAAGGTTCGCCACAAAATTATCTTCATCAAAAACCTCATCCATCAGCATCCGTAAGCGATGTTGTTCATTATCATCAATAGAGACGAAAATTACACCGTCGTCAGATAGCAATTCATGCAATAAATGGAGTCGGGGCCACATCATACACAACCATT
This window contains:
- a CDS encoding type II toxin-antitoxin system HicB family antitoxin, with the translated sequence MTRNYTAVIQKSEGWWIGWIQEVNGVNCQERTRKELLVSLKSGLEDILELNREEAIRRTEGESFEEITIAV
- a CDS encoding site-specific DNA-methyltransferase — protein: MPTLDFKGKQFIYGHHLTVPISTIEIDADKSSTGENDPSLNDNLIIHSDNLHALKALLPKYAGKIKCIYIDPPYNTGNEGWVYNDNVNSPLMQAWLEKHSPIDNEDLERHDKWLCMMWPRLHLLHELLSDDGVIFVSIDDNEQHRLRMLMDEVFDEDNFVANLIWRKKAGGGQDTEYYAREHEYILCYRKSDAYTIKFRTSLRTESEFPKVKNGRKCKFLKLEKWGSNAYREDRPTMFYSIQAPDGTDFFPKAPDGRNGNWRTRPMALDQDHIHWEKRKELWTPYEVIYFDEMKNKGKVVKERTIYYDLATTTDATNEQKAIFGEKVLDTSKPLDLTKVWTLFVRFTPIFSTHL
- a CDS encoding site-specific DNA-methyltransferase, coding for MYPLKIVQSLVDLIKRLVLLSTTSDSLILDSFAGTGTTAHAVLALNKEDSGNRKFILMECEDYTDTITAERVRRVINNHRTGRLLLRRNRRPPILSYL